A segment of the Anaerolineae bacterium genome:
TCTTTCTGTTCAGCACAGCTAAATATTGGGTGTATTATACGGCAGGAGATTAAGCCATGGCGGTGCGCACAACCTGTCTCTATTCATGGTCCTCAAAGGCTTACCCAGCCCGGCAGCTCCGTCGGCTAATAGCTGGAGCTTCTCTCACACTTCTGGCTTCCATAATCCTGACCATTTATCTTAGCCCCTTTGGATATATGATGACTACAGCTTTCAAGGACCGGCAAATGATGGCCAGGCCAGGGGCTCCTCTGTGGCCAGCTGTCGAGGCTACGTATACTTACCAGGGCGAGGAAATGGTATTTAAGGTGGGGAAAAATGAATGGAAAATAGTCCCCGGGGAGAAGTATCCTCTCTATTACGTGCCTTTAGAAAGGGGGACAAGAAAGCTCGCCTTGGTGGTTAAAGGACGGGATGAAAGCTACTTTTTAGACCCTGAGCAGCCCGAGAAAGGTCTGATAAGATGGGAGGGCAACTGGCGCACTCTGAAAGTGGTTTGGGAGTTCAGGCCCAAGTGGGAAAATTTGACCAAGGCATGGCGTGAAATAAACTTCCCTCGCATGCTTCGTAATACCATCATTATCGCTCTCGTGGGCGCCATTGGAACGACGATTTCTTCCACTTTGGTAGCCTATGGTTTTTCGCGTTTCCGGTTTCCCGCAAGGAATCTGCTTTTCATTATTTTGATCGGCACGATAATCCTTCCCGGGCAGGTTACGCTGGTGCCCATTTATGCCTTCTTCACCCGCATTGGCTGGGTGGGGACTTTCTTGCCGTTGACTGTGCCTCACTTCTTTGCCAATGCTTACAATGTGTTCCTGTTGCGCCAGTTCTTCCTAACCGTGCCTAAAGAGCTCGACGAAGCAGCCATGATAGACGGTGCCGGTCCTTTCCGCATCCTTATCTCCGTGCTCTTGCCCCAGGTGCTTCCTGCCATTACCACGGTGTTCCTGTTCCACTTCCTCTGGGCCTGGAACGATTACTTCTACCCTTATATTTACCTGGCCGCTAAGCCAGAGCTTCAGCCCATATCGGTGGGAATTTACACTTACAACGCAATGTATTTTGCCCAGCCCCACATGATCCAGACCACCGCCCTCATGGGTCTGGTTCTTCCTGTTATCATTTTCTTCCTTGCCCAGAGGACTATAATGCGTGGTGTGGTTATCACAGGCATAGAGAAGTGAATTGATCCCCCAAAAAACATAGTCGCTTCACGGGAGGAGTTATGAAATACGGGTATTTCGACGACAGGCAACGCGAGTATGTTATCACCCGTCCCGATACCCCATTGCCCTGGATAAACTATCTCGGCTGCGAGGAATATTTTGGGATAATCTCTCAAACAGCGGGAGGGTATTCGTTCTACAAGGACGCAAGACTGCGTCGCCTGACAAGATATCGCTATAACAACGTGCCGATGGATTATGGAGGACGTTACATTTACTTGCGGGATAACGAGACAGGTGAATTCTGGTCACCTTCGTGGCAACCCACGCGTAACGACTTAGAAGACTTTCGTTGCCGTCATGGGCTCGGATACACTATCATAAGTTCCCGTTACAAGGACGTGGAAGCCAGTATTCTTTATTTCATCCCTCTGGGGGCTACGCTAGAGGTATGGGCGTTAACTATCACAAATCGGCGCAGAAAGTCCCTGCATCTTTCGCTTTTCTCGGCAGTGGAGTTCTGCCTCTGGAATGCCTACGATGATATGACCAACTTCCAACGCAATTACAGCACAGGCGAGGTGGAAATTGAAGAGGGCGTGATTTACCACAAGACCGAGTACAGGGAAAGACGCAATCATTTTGCCTTTTTTGCCTGTTCTGAAGCTCTGGCTGGCTTTGATACCCAGAGAGATGTGTTTTTGGGATCCTATCGCGGCTGGGATCGCCCCCTGGCTGTGGAGAGAGGAGAGTCTTTTAACTCCGTCGCCAGTGGATGGGCTCCCATGGGCTCTCATCACGTCAGGTTAACCCTGCAGCCTGGAGAGTCACGCCGTGTTATTTTCCTATTGGGCTATCATGAGAATCCCCCGGAGCAGAAGTTTGACCCCCCGGATTCCCTACGGATAAACAAGAGGACAGTCAGACCTGTAATCGAACGATATCTTGACCTAAATAATGTTGAAAAGGCCTTTGAAGAGCTGCGGGCTTACTGGGACAAGCTCTTAGGGGTTCTCCAAGTGGAGACCCCGGATGAGCACACCAACAGGATGGTTAACATCTGGAACCCCTATCAATGCACGATCACCTTCAACCTTGCTCGTTCGGCTTCAATGTTTGAATCGGGCATCGGGAGGGGGATTGGCTTTCGGGATTCCAATCAAGACCTGCTTGGTTTCATGCATATGGTTCCCGAAAAAGCCCGGGAACGCATACTTAATCTGGCAGCCACTCAGCTCGAAGACGGCGGTGCCTATCATCAATACCAACCTCTTACCAAGCGAGGCAACGAGGAAATCGGTAGCGGTTTTAACGATGACCCCCTGTGGCTGGTTCTCAGCGTTGCAGCTTATCTAAAGGAAACGGGTGATTGGAGCATTCTGGACGAGCCAGTAGTCTTTGAAAACAAGCCTGGCACTGAGGCCCCCCTTTATGAACACCTGAGGCGCAGTATTCGCTACACTCTCGAAAGGTTGGGACCTCACGGCCTGCCTCTTATTGGCCGGGCTGATTGGAACGATTGTCTGAACCTGAACACTTTTTCCGATGATCCCAATATTTCTTTTCAGACCGCTCCCCTTAAAATGGACGGTAAGAAAGCTGAATCTGTTTTTATCGCTGGTCTGTTCGTTCTGGCAGCCACTGAAATGGCGGAAATAGCTCGACGACGCGGCCTTACGGAAGAAACCAAGCAATATTTAGAGGCTGCAGAGAAGATGAAGGACACTGTTCTTAAATACGGCTGGGATGGAAAATGGTTCCTGAGGGCTTACGATGCTTTCGGGCGGAAGGTGGGCTCTAAGGAGTGTGAAGAAGGCCAGATTTTCGTGGAAACGCAAGGGATATGTGTGATGGCTGGCATTGGTTTGGAAGATGGAAAGGCGCGCGAGGCGTTAGATTCGGTGCGGGAGAGGCTTGCCACTGAACACGGTATAATCCTTCAACAACCAGCCTATACACGCTATCACCTCCATTTAGGAGAGATATCTTCCTATCCGCCCGGTTACAAAGAGAACGCTGGGATTTTCTGCCATACCAATCCCTGGATTATGATAGCGGAGGCCAGAACAGGCAATGGCGATCAGGCCTTTGATTACTACCTTCGGATTAATCCTTCGGTGCGGGAAGCTATCAGTGAGGTTCATCGGTGTGAACCCTATGTTTACGCCCAGATGATTGCTGGACGCGACGCGCCCAACTTCGGTGAGGCTAAAAATTCGTGGCTCACCGGTGCTGCAGCTTGGAATTATGTGGCTATAACGCAATGGATACTGGGTATCCGTCCTTCCTATGATGGCCTCGAGATTGCTCCAGTTATTCCCTTAGGCTGGGAAGGGTTCCGGGCGAAACGGGTTTTCCGTGGAGTAACGTATTATATAACCGTAAAACGCACTGGCAGGGGCAATCGTGTGAGCTTGAAAGTCAACGGAAGCCCTGTAGAAGGGACTCTGGTGCCCAGGCCCCCTGAGGGAATGCATGAGGTTTATGTGGAGGCAGAGGTTTGGTAATGGAAATATCCAGGCGGGTTCTGGGGAAGAGCGGGATAGAGGTATCCGTCATCGGAATGGGGCTATGGGCCATTGGCGGCGATTACTGGGGATCTATTGATGACCAGGAGGCGCTTCAAGCTATAGGTAGAGCTCTTGAGCTCGGTGTGAACTTCTTTGATACCGCTGATGTTTACGGTGATGGACATAGCGAAGAACTTCTCGGGCTAGCAATGAAAGGACGTCGGGACAAGTTTGTGGTGACCACCAAAATCGGCTGGAAAGGTTACGATCGCGAGCATGGTCGCTCCGCTTACGACACTCCTGAAAAAGTTATCGCTGGAGTGGAGGAAAGCCTGCGGCGCCTTCAGACCGATTACATAGACCTGATCCAGTGCCACATTAATTTTCGCGATCCCACGATGGAGAACTTCGTTGAAGGCTTTCAGAGATTGCAACAGGGTGGAAAAGTGCGTGCTTATGGGGTAAGCACGAGTGATTTTGAATACCTCAAAGCCTTCAACGCTGATGGCCGGGGTGCAACCTTGCAGATAGATTACAGCATCCTCAATCGCACTCCCGAAAGGGAAGTTTTCCCTTACTGCATCGAAAACAATATCGGTGTGATAGCCCGCGGCCCTCTGGCTATGGGTCGGCTTACCAGCAAGTTTTCCCCCAATACCCGTTTTCCTCCTGATGATTGGCGGCGACGCTGGATTGAGGATCCTGACGAATACGGAATATTTCGCCCCCTGGCTGAGAGGCGTTCGCTTGCTCAACTTGCTCTTCAGTTTGTAATCTCCAGCCCGGCTGTTTCGGTAGCCATTCCCGGAGCCAGAAGCGCTTCCCAGGTGGAAGAAAATGTAAAAGCTGCTTTGCTTCCCCCTCTTACTCCTGAGGAGCTTTCCTTCATAGACAGCGTGGTACCCCCTGGAGGTGGGCGGAAAATTTGGCCGGCTTGAGGATGTTCGGATTAAAACGCATGATTTTTCTCATATTTTTGGAAAAACTTTCAAAAATTTGGCCTTGCTGGGTCACATCCTTGTTAATACTTACCCTGGCTATTGGTGGTGGCTGTGGAAACGTGGCAGAAGTTTCCACCCCCTGCGTTGGCAGGGCAGGGGTCTGCGTGGATGCGAGAACACGCCTCGGGGAAATCAGTCCATACGTTTATGGAACCAATTACGGTCCCTGGATGGTGGTGCCCTTTGAGCTTATGGATGAAGCGGAGGAAGCAAGGATAACCTTTCTGCGTTTTCCAGGGGGGAATTGGGGTGATCAGAACGATTTAATGCCATACCAGATTGATCAGTTTATTGGACTGGCCCGCCGCCTGGGGGCTGAGCCCTCTATAAGCGTGCGTTTGAGGGGAGGTTCGGTGAAAAAAGCAAAGGAACTTATTTACTACACAAACGTGGAAAAGGGATATAACGTCAGGTTCTGGAGCATTGGGAACGAACCCAGTTTATATCCCGATTACAATACCGAGCGGTATAACGCCGAATGGCGAACTTATGCTTTGGCACTGAAGGAGGTGGACCCCAATATCCTTCTGATCGGGCCTGATATCCATCAGTACACCGGCAACCCTGACACTGATCCCAAAGATTCTGCTGGTAAAGATTGGATGGAGGAGTTCCTCAGGGCTAACGGAGATTTGGTGGATATTGTGTCAATACACAGGTACCCCTTCCCACGGGATAAAATCTCTCCTCCCGCCACAGTAGCGGAACTGCGGGAGAATTCCCGTGAGTGGGATGAGATTATACCGAAGTTGCGTGAGAAAATCCGGCAGATAACGGGGCGGGATCTTCCTGTAGCCGTTACAGAAGTGAATTCTCACTGGAGTAAAGCTGTGGGGGGCGAGGCGACGCCTGATTCCTTCTATAATGCTATATGGTGGGCGGATGTTCTCGGCAGGCTTATAAGGCAGCAGGTTTACATCGTGGCCCATTTCTGTCTGCAAACCCCCAGTGGCTCGGGGGGATGGGGTCTGCTGGAAAGCCGCGAAGTTCGTCCCACCTATTATGTTTACCGGATGTATCGCCATTTCGGGGAAAAGCTCGTGCTTTCTTCCTCCGATAGCCCTGAAGTGTCAGTTTACGCTTCCATTCGTAGCGATGGTTCCCTTGCCCTTATGCTCGTGAATCTCGGAGACAACGAAGTTTTGAAACCCCTTACGTTGGAAGGTTTCAGACCCTCCGGGCTTGCCGAGCACTGGCTTTTTGATTCCAGGTATAAAGCTGAAAAAGTAGGCGAGATCGCTCTGAAGAATGGTTTTGAGCTTAACCTCCCGGCCCGGTCTGTAAGCCTCTTCCTGATACCGGGGCGAATTCTCCATCACACTGAGCTCGGGAAATTGCCTGACGAATAAAGGAGCTGGCCATGGAATGGAAATTTGTTGAACCATCCGGAGGGCATTTTTTCGTAGAGCTCACTGGCAAGTCTGACGTGGTTCGGGTGGCGCATTCTCGCTATTTTGTCCTCAACAATGTATGGGGAGCCGATACTCCACAAACCATTCGGGTGGACGTCCGCAATGGCGATTTCACGATCGTCCATGCGGAACACAGTGCCAGAAACCGAGTGGCTGCTTATCCCGCGATAATTAAAGGGAATCACTGGGAGCTTTCTACCACCTCCAGCGGGATGCCTATAAAGGTTGGCAAGCTAATCTCCCTGCTGAGCAGTTGGTCCTTCACCCCTGTTGATTCGGGGCGATGGAGTGCCGCATATGACCTCTGGTTCAGCCCCCTCAGCGATTCAAAGGCAGGTTATCCTGGCGGCACCGAACTCATGCTCTGGCTCGATAGAAGGGGGGCGGTTCCGGATGGGTCTCCTGTAACTCTGGTGACCATAAACGACATTGAGTGGGAGATTTGGTTTGAGAAAGGCAAGAGGGAGTGGGCCTATGTGGTCTACGTAAGTTCCAGGCCGGTTTATCACGTGGACAATTTCAACCTTTTGGAATTTGTGATGGATTGTGTCGCGCGGGGGTGGATAGAGAAAGACTGGTACTTGCATGCGGTAGAGGCTGGATTTGAACTGTGGGAGGGGGGTGTAGGACTAGCCAGCAGCAATTTCTCGGTACTGTTGGGATGAGGGACGGGTGGAATCTATATCTTTGCTTTAGAGGATAAAGCGATGAGATGCAAAAGATATCCTTTTACGGCTATATTGCTGTTAGTACTGGCCCCTTTAGTTTTTTCCTGTGTTCACCCGGCGACTCCTCCTGAAAGGGTCAAAATTCAAGAAACCTTTACCCCCCAGATACCGTCCGCTGCATGGAGTCGCCCCATAGGTGAGCCTTATGAGAGGGCAGGGCGCCCCAAAGTAAATTACCCGATGATAGACGACGGCCCTTTTCAGGGGTTGCCTCTTGGGGGACTAGGAGCAGGAACTATAGGCCGGACTTACCGGGGTGATTTCGCTCGCTGGCATTTGAATGCCGGCAAGCATTTCTATGAATCTATCCCAGCTAATCAGTTTTCAGTCTTCGTTCGCAGGGGCAATTACGTTCAGGCTCATGTTTTGAGTCCTCTTAAGCCCACCGTTCTTGAGGAGTGGAACTGGGATATGCCCGTTGGAGCCGGAACCTATTACGCCCTCTTCCCCAGGGCATGGTTCGTATACAATTGGGATGTCCTCCCGGTAAAGCTTGTTCAGAAGCAATTTTCCCCTGTAATCCCTCACAATTACAGGGAGAGCAGCTATCCAGTAGGCATTTTTGAATGGGCTATTTACAATCCGACGGATGAACCGGTCACCGTAGGGATAATGTTCAGCTGGCAAAACCTTGTGGGATATTTCTGGGGTAGGGGCACTATGGGAGGGCATTACAATTACGTTGAAGCCGATGATAAAGTCGTTGGGATTGTGTTGACCCGAGAGGGCGGTGAAGTCACTGAAGAGTGGGATGGTTCCTTTGCCATAGCCACCAGGAAAGTCCCCGGGGTAGAAGTTACTTACAACGCTCGTTTTCCCATTGCAGATGGTGGCCCCCTGTGGACTGATTTTTCCAGTGACGGCAAACTCAGCAATGTAGAGGACCGTCGTCCTTCTGAACCCTTAGAGATGGTAGCTGCAGCCCTGGCGGTTACTGTAGATCTGAGACCCGGAGAGCTGATCACGGTTCCCTTTGTCCTGGCGTGGGATTTCCCCATTATGGAGTTCGGGGCCGGTGAAAAATGGTATAGGCGATACACTCGCTTTTTCGGCAAGAGTGGAAGAAACGCTTTAATTATTGCTCGGGAAGCTCTTGAAAATTATCATGCGTGGGAAAAGGCGATAGAAGATTGGCAAAGGCCAATCCTCGAAGACAGAAGGCGCCCTGAATGGTATAAAACTGCTCTCTTTAACGAACTATATTACCTGGTGGACGGCGGGACCATATGGGAGAACGGTCGCGTGGGCGGTCAAGAGCCAGAAGGTATAGGGCGTTTTGCCTATCTTGAGTGCTTTGATTACCCCTTCTACAACACTTTTGACGTCCATTTCTATGCTTCTTTCGCTCTAATTCAGCTTTGGCCGGAGTTGCAAAAAAGCCTGATGAGGGATTTCGCTGCAGCTATCGGGATGGAAGACAAAGAATTTGTCCGGATAGGAGCTACCGGCAAGAAAGCTCAGCGCAAGGTAGCCGGAGCTGTCCCTCACGATTTAGGGAGCCCGGACGAGGCCCCGTGGGTTAGGCCAAATGCTTACAGATGGCAGGATTCCAACATATGGAAGGACCTGAACAGCAAATTCGTATTGCAGCTCTGGCGGGATTATGTTTTCACTGGGGATGAAAGCCTGGTCAAAGACCTCTGGCCAGGGGTGGTCCAGGCGCTAGATTACCTGCATCGTTTCGATGAGGACGAAGATGGGCTGCCCGACCACGCAGGCATACCCGATCAGACTTATGATACCTGGCCCATGAAAGGAGCAAGCGCTTACAGCGGTAGTCTATTGCTGGCAGCTCTGGAGGCCGCCATTGAAATGGGCAGAATAGTTGGCGATGAGGAGCGTGTTGGCTTCTACTCTCAGTGGCTTGAACTGGCAAAACGCTCCTTTGAAGAGAAACTGTGGAATGGTCGGTATTACAAATTTGACTCCGAAGGTCCCACTTCAGACAGCATAATGGCCGACCAGCTGGTAGGTCAGTGGTATGCGGATGCCACAGGTCTGGAACCCATTGTGCCACCGGAGCACATAGAGCTCGCCCTGCGCACCATTTATAGATATAACGTGGCTGGGTTCGCCAACGGTGAGATGGGCGCAGTCAATGGTATGAGGCCAGATGGGAAGGTGGATAGAACGGGCGAGCAATCTCAGGAAGTCTGGACCGGCACTACTTACGCACTGGCGGCCTTCATGCTTCACCGGGGACTTGAAGAAGAAGCATGGAAGACTGCCTGGGGTATTTACAACGTTACCTATAACCGCGGGTACTGGTTCCGTACTCCGGAAGCCTGGGATATCACCGGCAACTTCCGTGCCAGCATGTACATGCGTCCTCTGAGCATATGGGCTATTGAACGGGCTTTGGAAGCACGGAAGTGATAAACAGCTCAGCTATTAAGGTCATGGGCGTTGAGTTTGCACTCTAAGGGCTGAAAGATCACTGCCAATTTATGGATGAGCATGTAGATGAGAGGTATGCTTATGAAAACTATGAGAGAGCTAACCGTTCAATTGATGTTTGACCCTGGCTTGCCGCTGTTGCTTGAAGTCTTCAACAGGAAAATAAATGGGTTTGCGGAGAGCCGGTGGATAAAGCTGAATCTACATCTAACGCCGTGGGAGAAAGGGTGGGCTGAATTGATGAAAACGGCCCTTTACAGGTGGGGACCAGATGTTTCCGAAGTGGGAACAAGCTGGGTAGAAGGCCTGGTGAACTTGCAGGCTCTGCGCCCTTTCACCAGTGAAGAGGTGGAACTGATAAGGGGCAATTATGAATTCTTGCCTGCTTCGTGGGATACGGCTTACATAGCAGGTGATCCACGGGTATGGTCCATCCCGTGGATGGCAGATACCCGTCTAACTTATTATCGGCTCGATATCTTTGAAAAAGCCGACGTTGACCCCGAAAGGGCTTTTTCTTCTCACGAGACTTTTCTGGAAGCACTGGAAAAGCTCGCCAGAGCAGAGGTAGAAATCCCTCTGGCCATTCCCACTGCACCCGAAAACCCCACCCTCCACGTGGCCGCTTCCTGGGTCTGGGCCACGGGCGGAGAGTTTATGAGCCCGGATGGGCAGAAAGTTCTCTTTAATGAGCCCGAGGCTGTAGAGGGCTTTTGCAGGTACTTTGACCTTTACCGCTACATAGCCCCATCCATCCAGGGCATGGGTGACGCTGAGGTTAATCCCCTCTTCCGGAAGGGCCGAGTTGCTATCTTGATAAGTGGGCAGTGGGTGCTCAATTCTATCCGTAGCGGCGACGCAGCTCCGGAAGTCCTTGAAAACTTGGGAGTAGCGCCGGTCCCCGGAGTGCCCTTCGTAGGCGGCGGTAATCTGGTCATATGGCAGCATGCCCGTTACCCGGACCTGGCCATTGAAACGGTAAGTTTCCTGACCAGCCTGGAAATGCAAGAAACCTGCTTCAAGGCTCTGTGGATGCTTCCCACGCGTTTAGAAACCCTCAAAAGCGATCTCTTTGAGAAAGATGAAGCTTTACGCGTCATAAGGAACAATCTCCTCAGAGGCAAAGCCTTCAAAGGTGCCTACATGTGGGGCATAGTTGAGGATGGGCTCTGCAGTCTTATAGCCTCTATCTGGAACACCTTGTTTGCAAAGGCCGAAGCAGGAAGGGTTGATTTGAGACAGATGGTTTCTGCAGAACTTGACAAGCTTGCAACCGCCATAAATAGCGCCCTTTATGATAGATTCTGGAAAAGGCAGGCGGCGATAGCAAGTTAGGAATTGCGTTGGCCAGGGGAAATTCATGTTAAAGCCAGCTACCTCTGTTCTTAGGTAAATTATTGCGGAGGCGCCTTATGAAATACGGTTATTTTGAGGACACCGCTCGCGAATACGTAATAACGAACCCTAAAACACCGGTGAAATGGATAAACTATATCGGCACTCTTGAATTCGGTGGGTTCGTAGACCACACCGGAGGAGCCCTCATCTGCCGCAGGGACCCTGCCCTCAACCGCATAACCCGTTACCTTTTTCTTCTGCCGAATTCAGAGTTCAAGGGGGAAACCCTTTACATACGCTTCCGCGAGGGTAACGGCTATCGCATCTTCTCGCCCTTTTTTGTTCCCACCCTTGACCCCTACGAATTTTACGAATGCCATGTGGGCCTGGGCTATACCCGCATAGTATCCAAATTTTACGGCATCGTCACCGATGTCACCATCTTCGTGCCTGTTGGCGAAACCTGCGAGATCCGGGATATAAAAGTCACCAACACCACCGACAGGCCACTGGAAATCGATATAATTCCAGTTGTGGAATATTCTCATCCCGATGCCCTAAAGCAACTGACTAACAACGACTGGGTTCCTCAAACCATGCAGAGTAAGGCGCACTGGGAAGAGGGGGGATACCTCGTACTGAGCCAGTTTCCATTCATGTTCAAGGAAACTCAGATTAATTACTTCACGTCCAACCATCCAGTCTCTTCCTTTGAGAGCGACCGCAGACGCTTTCTGGGCGATAACGAGTACGGTACATGGGCCAGACCACTGAGCCTGCTTCAGGATGAACTGAGCAACTATGAAGCTCTTCGTGGCGATAACATCGGAGCCCTCTTGCATCACATGGGGATCGTCAATCCCGGTGAAACCGTGCGTCTCGTAACCCAGCTTGGGCAAGCCGAAAGCGTGGAAAAAGCACTTCCATCAATTCGGCGCTTCCGCAAGCCTGAAGAAGTAGAAAGAGCTCTGGATGAGTTGAAGCTATGGTGGGAGGAGTACCTCTTGCGCCTTCAAGTTGAAACGCCTGACCGAGCAACAAACATTTTGCTCAACATTTACAATCCCCGCCAATGTTACGTGACCTTCAACTGGTCCCGCGAACTTTCACTCTACCAGCCTGGTTACGGGACTCGAGGCATCGGATTCCGGGATAGCTCTCAGGATGTTTTGGCCATTATGTCCCGCATCCCCGATGACGCCAGAGCTCTTATCCGCAAGCTTCTTATGGTCCAGAAAAAGAACGGCTCAGCTATGCACCAGTTCTACCCTCTGACCATGGAGGCCAATGAGGGTGATGCGCGCTTTGCGCCAGATCGCCCCAAATACTACAGTGATGATCACCTCTGGGCCGTGCTGGCTGTAACTGCTTATCTTAAAGAAACTGGCAACATAGCCTTTCTGGACGAAGAAATCCCTTACTATGAAAAAGGACCCGATGGGAAACCTTTAGAAAGCGGGACAGTACT
Coding sequences within it:
- a CDS encoding glycosyl transferase, with the translated sequence MKYGYFDDRQREYVITRPDTPLPWINYLGCEEYFGIISQTAGGYSFYKDARLRRLTRYRYNNVPMDYGGRYIYLRDNETGEFWSPSWQPTRNDLEDFRCRHGLGYTIISSRYKDVEASILYFIPLGATLEVWALTITNRRRKSLHLSLFSAVEFCLWNAYDDMTNFQRNYSTGEVEIEEGVIYHKTEYRERRNHFAFFACSEALAGFDTQRDVFLGSYRGWDRPLAVERGESFNSVASGWAPMGSHHVRLTLQPGESRRVIFLLGYHENPPEQKFDPPDSLRINKRTVRPVIERYLDLNNVEKAFEELRAYWDKLLGVLQVETPDEHTNRMVNIWNPYQCTITFNLARSASMFESGIGRGIGFRDSNQDLLGFMHMVPEKARERILNLAATQLEDGGAYHQYQPLTKRGNEEIGSGFNDDPLWLVLSVAAYLKETGDWSILDEPVVFENKPGTEAPLYEHLRRSIRYTLERLGPHGLPLIGRADWNDCLNLNTFSDDPNISFQTAPLKMDGKKAESVFIAGLFVLAATEMAEIARRRGLTEETKQYLEAAEKMKDTVLKYGWDGKWFLRAYDAFGRKVGSKECEEGQIFVETQGICVMAGIGLEDGKAREALDSVRERLATEHGIILQQPAYTRYHLHLGEISSYPPGYKENAGIFCHTNPWIMIAEARTGNGDQAFDYYLRINPSVREAISEVHRCEPYVYAQMIAGRDAPNFGEAKNSWLTGAAAWNYVAITQWILGIRPSYDGLEIAPVIPLGWEGFRAKRVFRGVTYYITVKRTGRGNRVSLKVNGSPVEGTLVPRPPEGMHEVYVEAEVW
- a CDS encoding carbohydrate ABC transporter permease, which codes for MAVRTTCLYSWSSKAYPARQLRRLIAGASLTLLASIILTIYLSPFGYMMTTAFKDRQMMARPGAPLWPAVEATYTYQGEEMVFKVGKNEWKIVPGEKYPLYYVPLERGTRKLALVVKGRDESYFLDPEQPEKGLIRWEGNWRTLKVVWEFRPKWENLTKAWREINFPRMLRNTIIIALVGAIGTTISSTLVAYGFSRFRFPARNLLFIILIGTIILPGQVTLVPIYAFFTRIGWVGTFLPLTVPHFFANAYNVFLLRQFFLTVPKELDEAAMIDGAGPFRILISVLLPQVLPAITTVFLFHFLWAWNDYFYPYIYLAAKPELQPISVGIYTYNAMYFAQPHMIQTTALMGLVLPVIIFFLAQRTIMRGVVITGIEK
- a CDS encoding extracellular solute-binding protein — translated: MKTMRELTVQLMFDPGLPLLLEVFNRKINGFAESRWIKLNLHLTPWEKGWAELMKTALYRWGPDVSEVGTSWVEGLVNLQALRPFTSEEVELIRGNYEFLPASWDTAYIAGDPRVWSIPWMADTRLTYYRLDIFEKADVDPERAFSSHETFLEALEKLARAEVEIPLAIPTAPENPTLHVAASWVWATGGEFMSPDGQKVLFNEPEAVEGFCRYFDLYRYIAPSIQGMGDAEVNPLFRKGRVAILISGQWVLNSIRSGDAAPEVLENLGVAPVPGVPFVGGGNLVIWQHARYPDLAIETVSFLTSLEMQETCFKALWMLPTRLETLKSDLFEKDEALRVIRNNLLRGKAFKGAYMWGIVEDGLCSLIASIWNTLFAKAEAGRVDLRQMVSAELDKLATAINSALYDRFWKRQAAIAS
- a CDS encoding non-lysosomal glucosylceramidase — its product is MRCKRYPFTAILLLVLAPLVFSCVHPATPPERVKIQETFTPQIPSAAWSRPIGEPYERAGRPKVNYPMIDDGPFQGLPLGGLGAGTIGRTYRGDFARWHLNAGKHFYESIPANQFSVFVRRGNYVQAHVLSPLKPTVLEEWNWDMPVGAGTYYALFPRAWFVYNWDVLPVKLVQKQFSPVIPHNYRESSYPVGIFEWAIYNPTDEPVTVGIMFSWQNLVGYFWGRGTMGGHYNYVEADDKVVGIVLTREGGEVTEEWDGSFAIATRKVPGVEVTYNARFPIADGGPLWTDFSSDGKLSNVEDRRPSEPLEMVAAALAVTVDLRPGELITVPFVLAWDFPIMEFGAGEKWYRRYTRFFGKSGRNALIIAREALENYHAWEKAIEDWQRPILEDRRRPEWYKTALFNELYYLVDGGTIWENGRVGGQEPEGIGRFAYLECFDYPFYNTFDVHFYASFALIQLWPELQKSLMRDFAAAIGMEDKEFVRIGATGKKAQRKVAGAVPHDLGSPDEAPWVRPNAYRWQDSNIWKDLNSKFVLQLWRDYVFTGDESLVKDLWPGVVQALDYLHRFDEDEDGLPDHAGIPDQTYDTWPMKGASAYSGSLLLAALEAAIEMGRIVGDEERVGFYSQWLELAKRSFEEKLWNGRYYKFDSEGPTSDSIMADQLVGQWYADATGLEPIVPPEHIELALRTIYRYNVAGFANGEMGAVNGMRPDGKVDRTGEQSQEVWTGTTYALAAFMLHRGLEEEAWKTAWGIYNVTYNRGYWFRTPEAWDITGNFRASMYMRPLSIWAIERALEARK
- a CDS encoding glycoside hydrolase, with amino-acid sequence MEWKFVEPSGGHFFVELTGKSDVVRVAHSRYFVLNNVWGADTPQTIRVDVRNGDFTIVHAEHSARNRVAAYPAIIKGNHWELSTTSSGMPIKVGKLISLLSSWSFTPVDSGRWSAAYDLWFSPLSDSKAGYPGGTELMLWLDRRGAVPDGSPVTLVTINDIEWEIWFEKGKREWAYVVYVSSRPVYHVDNFNLLEFVMDCVARGWIEKDWYLHAVEAGFELWEGGVGLASSNFSVLLG
- a CDS encoding aldo/keto reductase; the encoded protein is MSRRVLGKSGIEVSVIGMGLWAIGGDYWGSIDDQEALQAIGRALELGVNFFDTADVYGDGHSEELLGLAMKGRRDKFVVTTKIGWKGYDREHGRSAYDTPEKVIAGVEESLRRLQTDYIDLIQCHINFRDPTMENFVEGFQRLQQGGKVRAYGVSTSDFEYLKAFNADGRGATLQIDYSILNRTPEREVFPYCIENNIGVIARGPLAMGRLTSKFSPNTRFPPDDWRRRWIEDPDEYGIFRPLAERRSLAQLALQFVISSPAVSVAIPGARSASQVEENVKAALLPPLTPEELSFIDSVVPPGGGRKIWPA